A portion of the Natrinema salaciae genome contains these proteins:
- a CDS encoding Nif3-like dinuclear metal center hexameric protein, giving the protein MDLSECTERLDEELRTADYADLDASANGLQVGPDEGEIERVAFAVDGVRETFERAIAADADLLVVHHGLSWGGFDRVTGRTYDRIAPLIEGDLALYVSHLPLDGHQELGNAAGVADLLELEDRAPFGELGPEHIGQRGTAADPYGPDELRERLEEHLETDEQPVQALDFGPDEIENVAIVTGSGTDWLDEAVATDADALVTGEGKQKAYHEAQEAGTHVFLAGHYATETVGVRALQELVEAWGLETTFLDVPTGL; this is encoded by the coding sequence ATGGATCTCTCGGAGTGCACCGAGCGACTCGACGAGGAGTTGCGAACCGCCGACTACGCCGACCTCGACGCCAGCGCCAACGGGCTGCAGGTCGGCCCGGACGAGGGCGAGATCGAGCGCGTCGCGTTCGCGGTCGACGGCGTCCGCGAGACGTTCGAGCGGGCGATCGCGGCCGATGCCGATCTGCTGGTCGTCCACCACGGGCTCTCGTGGGGCGGCTTCGACCGCGTGACCGGCCGAACCTACGACCGGATCGCCCCGCTGATCGAGGGCGACCTCGCGCTGTACGTCTCCCACCTCCCGCTGGACGGCCACCAGGAACTGGGCAACGCCGCCGGCGTCGCCGACCTGCTCGAACTCGAGGACCGAGCCCCCTTCGGCGAACTCGGCCCCGAGCACATCGGCCAGCGCGGGACGGCGGCCGACCCCTACGGTCCCGACGAACTGCGCGAGCGCCTGGAGGAGCACCTCGAGACCGACGAGCAACCGGTTCAGGCGCTCGATTTCGGCCCGGACGAGATCGAGAACGTGGCGATCGTCACCGGCAGCGGCACGGACTGGCTGGACGAGGCCGTCGCGACCGACGCCGACGCGCTGGTGACCGGCGAGGGGAAACAGAAGGCCTACCACGAGGCGCAGGAGGCCGGGACCCACGTCTTCCTCGCGGGCCACTACGCGACGGAGACCGTCGGCGTGCGGGCGCTGCAAGAGTTAGTCGAAGCGTGGGGGCTCGAGACGACGTTCCTCGACGTACCGACGGGGCTGTAA
- a CDS encoding cbb3-type cytochrome c oxidase subunit I yields MSDFPPRTTIKRWLVTTNHKDVGILYLVTALFFLVAGGILALLFRTHLWEAGGTGFLENAEYNQSVSIHGLLMVFWFISPLGFAFANYVVPLQIGAKDLAFPRLNALSYWFYLFSGILVLLSFFQGASWANGWYLYAPLNVPIYNPGYTLTMGGNTTILALILFVMSVTLGSVNFLTTIHCCRAEGLGLWNMPMFTWGTLLTVWMMLYAFAALLAALLLLSTDRLLLTQYFATEQGSSLLWGHLFWFFGHPEVYIVFFPALGIMFEVIQTFTGRRLVGRKWVIIAMVLVAVQSFLVWMHHMFLTTINLPIKTLFMATTIGISLPFDLMVFSMIYTMVKGRVRFTTPFLFVLGALVLFILGGITGVFLGAVVLDYEFRGTYWVVAHFHYVMVSGVTALIGGLYYWWPKITGKMYSERLGKLSFAVYFFGFNLLYFPMFLAWETPRRVFHYGESFQIYHRAATVGAFVLATSVLLVFVTLAKSLVSGPDAPDNPWSYSRTAEWATTSPPPLENWPDRPSYASGRLEFVDDATATDGGAATHERAGQVDALEVDHEDHASIWPFGIGLGMFVMFLGLSGLTPYVADFASARGAELPGSVGSANVLYPVLSLVGVGILGYSLFEYGRERFDAPEMTIAERWPFEGVGTTKTGVWFFLASDVIVFGAVIGAYIFMRIHGGWGNFETVPPSATVGLINTYVLLTSSFTVVLALVMAERENKRGLLASMGATLLLGLTFLAVKGYEWGQEFAHGIYWFTELQYSMYFVTTGLHALHVILGLLIAAFMIYRVASVDAYLTDHRPVEYFGLYWHFVDIVWVFLFPLFYLM; encoded by the coding sequence ATGAGTGATTTTCCACCGCGGACGACGATCAAACGGTGGCTGGTGACGACCAACCACAAGGACGTCGGCATCCTGTACCTGGTGACGGCGTTGTTCTTCCTCGTCGCCGGCGGCATTCTCGCGCTGCTGTTCCGTACGCACCTGTGGGAGGCCGGCGGCACCGGCTTTCTGGAGAACGCCGAGTACAACCAGTCGGTCTCGATTCACGGCCTGCTGATGGTGTTCTGGTTTATCTCGCCGCTCGGCTTCGCCTTCGCGAACTACGTCGTTCCGTTACAGATCGGTGCGAAGGACCTGGCGTTTCCGCGCTTGAACGCGCTGAGCTACTGGTTCTATCTGTTCTCCGGGATTCTGGTTCTGCTCTCGTTCTTCCAGGGGGCCTCGTGGGCCAACGGCTGGTATCTGTACGCACCGCTGAACGTCCCGATCTACAACCCCGGCTACACGCTGACGATGGGCGGGAATACGACGATCCTCGCGTTGATCCTGTTCGTTATGTCGGTCACCCTCGGCTCGGTGAACTTCCTGACGACGATCCACTGCTGCCGCGCCGAGGGACTGGGGCTGTGGAACATGCCGATGTTCACGTGGGGGACCCTGTTGACCGTCTGGATGATGCTGTACGCCTTCGCGGCACTGCTCGCCGCACTCCTGTTGCTGTCGACCGACCGGCTCCTGTTGACGCAGTACTTCGCGACCGAACAGGGCTCGAGTCTCCTGTGGGGCCACCTGTTCTGGTTCTTCGGTCATCCGGAGGTGTACATCGTCTTCTTCCCCGCGCTGGGGATCATGTTCGAAGTGATCCAGACGTTCACCGGCCGGCGGCTGGTCGGCCGCAAGTGGGTCATCATCGCGATGGTCCTCGTGGCCGTGCAGTCGTTCCTCGTCTGGATGCACCACATGTTCCTGACGACGATCAACCTCCCGATCAAGACGCTGTTCATGGCGACGACGATCGGGATCTCGCTTCCCTTCGACCTGATGGTCTTCTCGATGATCTACACGATGGTCAAGGGACGGGTCCGGTTTACGACGCCGTTTCTCTTCGTCCTCGGCGCGCTCGTGTTGTTCATCCTCGGCGGGATCACCGGCGTCTTCCTCGGCGCCGTCGTGCTCGACTACGAGTTCCGCGGCACCTACTGGGTCGTCGCGCACTTCCACTACGTGATGGTCTCGGGCGTCACCGCGCTGATCGGCGGCCTCTACTACTGGTGGCCGAAGATCACCGGAAAGATGTACTCCGAACGGCTCGGCAAGCTCAGCTTCGCCGTCTATTTCTTCGGCTTCAACCTGCTGTACTTCCCGATGTTCCTCGCCTGGGAGACGCCCCGGCGCGTCTTCCACTACGGCGAGAGCTTCCAGATCTACCACCGGGCCGCGACCGTCGGGGCGTTCGTCCTCGCCACGTCGGTCCTGCTCGTCTTCGTCACGCTCGCGAAGAGTCTGGTCTCGGGCCCCGACGCGCCCGACAACCCGTGGTCCTACTCCCGGACTGCCGAGTGGGCGACCACCTCGCCCCCACCGCTCGAGAACTGGCCGGACCGGCCGAGCTACGCCAGCGGCCGCCTCGAGTTCGTCGACGACGCGACCGCGACTGACGGCGGCGCGGCCACGCACGAGCGGGCCGGGCAGGTCGACGCGCTCGAGGTGGATCACGAGGATCACGCGAGCATCTGGCCGTTCGGCATCGGACTCGGGATGTTCGTCATGTTCCTCGGGCTGTCGGGACTGACTCCCTACGTCGCCGACTTCGCCAGCGCTCGAGGGGCGGAGCTCCCGGGCAGCGTCGGATCGGCGAACGTCCTCTATCCGGTTCTCTCGCTCGTCGGCGTCGGAATCCTCGGGTACTCGCTCTTCGAATACGGCCGCGAGCGGTTCGACGCGCCCGAAATGACGATCGCCGAGCGGTGGCCGTTCGAGGGCGTCGGAACGACCAAGACCGGCGTCTGGTTCTTCCTCGCATCGGACGTGATCGTCTTCGGGGCCGTCATCGGGGCGTACATCTTCATGCGAATCCACGGCGGCTGGGGCAACTTCGAGACCGTGCCGCCGTCTGCGACCGTCGGTCTGATCAATACGTACGTCCTGCTGACCTCGAGTTTCACCGTCGTCCTCGCGCTGGTGATGGCCGAACGCGAGAACAAGCGCGGATTGCTAGCGTCGATGGGGGCCACGTTACTACTCGGGCTCACGTTCCTCGCGGTCAAGGGCTACGAGTGGGGCCAGGAGTTCGCCCACGGGATCTACTGGTTCACCGAACTCCAGTACTCGATGTACTTCGTGACGACGGGGCTGCACGCGTTGCACGTCATCCTCGGTCTGCTCATCGCCGCGTTCATGATCTACCGGGTCGCGAGCGTCGACGCCTATCTCACGGACCACCGGCCGGTGGAGTACTTCGGGCTCTACTGGCACTTCGTCGACATCGTCTGGGTGTTCCTGTTCCCGCTGTTCTACCTGATGTAG
- a CDS encoding glycerophosphodiester phosphodiesterase → MRRPAVIAHRGYAGIAPENTVAAVERAAAYDETAMIEIDVQPAACGTPVVVHDERLEGVRDGRPLTDATGLVRDTSLEALRETRVLGTDATIPTLADVLDAVPERVGVTVELKRPGTGSLRVGEALEPAERDRRRDAWRPFVERVVADCDAFGGKLLFSSFCEGAIAALRDVTTAYAAAPLVRDDPAAGLEIARRYDCEAIHPPRSAIRGPESAAAAAGVSDDGSAIDVLERAHDEGRAVTVWTVTNWVQFDALAAAGVDGVIADYPGLGRVVSDR, encoded by the coding sequence ATGCGCCGCCCCGCCGTCATCGCCCACCGCGGCTACGCCGGCATCGCCCCCGAGAACACCGTCGCCGCGGTCGAACGGGCGGCCGCGTACGACGAGACCGCGATGATCGAGATCGACGTCCAGCCGGCCGCCTGCGGGACGCCGGTGGTCGTCCACGACGAGCGCCTCGAGGGGGTCCGCGACGGTCGCCCGCTCACCGACGCCACCGGGCTCGTCCGGGACACGTCGCTCGAGGCGCTGCGGGAGACGCGGGTACTCGGCACCGACGCGACGATTCCGACGCTCGCGGACGTCCTCGACGCCGTTCCCGAGCGGGTCGGCGTCACCGTCGAACTGAAGCGCCCCGGAACGGGGTCCCTGCGCGTCGGCGAGGCGCTCGAGCCGGCCGAACGCGACCGCCGACGGGACGCGTGGCGGCCGTTCGTCGAGCGCGTCGTCGCCGACTGCGACGCCTTCGGCGGGAAACTGCTCTTCTCGTCGTTCTGCGAGGGTGCCATCGCGGCGCTTCGCGACGTGACGACCGCGTACGCCGCCGCGCCGCTGGTCCGGGACGATCCGGCGGCCGGCCTCGAGATCGCGCGGCGCTACGACTGCGAGGCGATCCACCCGCCGCGGTCCGCGATCCGCGGCCCGGAATCGGCCGCGGCGGCCGCCGGCGTTTCGGACGACGGGTCCGCGATCGACGTACTCGAGCGGGCCCACGACGAGGGGCGCGCGGTCACCGTCTGGACCGTGACGAACTGGGTCCAGTTCGACGCGCTCGCGGCGGCCGGCGTCGATGGCGTCATCGCCGACTACCCGGGGTTGGGCCGGGTCGTCTCCGACCGATAG
- the npdG gene encoding NADPH-dependent F420 reductase has product MRIALLGGTGDIGEGLALRFARDTDHEILIGSRDPEKARDAVAAYEDELADRTDEVDIKGFANEMAADRADVVILSVPPYYVGDTVEAVADSLDSETVLVTPAVGMQGDEDGLHYHPPSAGSVTELVAQRAPDEVPVVGAFHNLAADALSTLDNELDLDTLVVADDDDAGATVLTIANEIDGLRALEAGPLANAAEVESVTPLVINIAKYNEEMHDVGVKWI; this is encoded by the coding sequence ATGCGAATTGCACTACTGGGCGGCACCGGCGATATCGGCGAAGGACTCGCACTGCGGTTTGCCCGCGATACGGACCACGAGATCCTCATCGGCTCGAGGGACCCGGAGAAGGCCCGCGACGCGGTCGCGGCGTACGAAGACGAGCTGGCGGACCGCACCGACGAGGTCGACATCAAGGGCTTCGCGAACGAGATGGCGGCCGACCGGGCGGACGTCGTGATCCTGAGCGTCCCGCCGTACTACGTCGGCGACACCGTCGAAGCGGTCGCCGACAGTCTGGATTCGGAGACCGTCCTCGTGACGCCCGCCGTCGGCATGCAGGGCGACGAGGACGGACTGCACTACCACCCGCCGAGCGCGGGCAGCGTCACCGAACTCGTCGCACAGCGGGCCCCCGACGAGGTTCCCGTCGTCGGTGCCTTCCACAATCTCGCCGCCGACGCCCTGTCGACCCTCGACAACGAACTCGACCTCGACACGCTCGTCGTCGCCGACGACGACGACGCGGGAGCCACCGTCCTGACGATCGCCAACGAGATCGACGGCCTGCGCGCGCTCGAGGCCGGCCCCCTGGCCAACGCGGCCGAAGTCGAGAGCGTGACGCCGCTGGTCATCAACATCGCGAAGTACAACGAGGAGATGCACGACGTCGGCGTGAAGTGGATCTAG
- a CDS encoding thioredoxin family protein translates to MRGAWQLALNRMTVTLKDFYADWCGPCKTQDPILEELEDDWEGRFEVEKVNVDEQQDVANEYQVRSLPTLVIENDDGIVERFVGVTQRDDIEDALESAGA, encoded by the coding sequence ATGCGCGGCGCGTGGCAACTAGCGCTGAACCGTATGACTGTCACACTCAAGGATTTCTACGCTGACTGGTGTGGCCCCTGCAAGACCCAGGACCCGATCCTCGAGGAGCTCGAGGACGACTGGGAGGGCCGATTCGAGGTCGAGAAAGTGAACGTCGACGAACAACAGGACGTCGCCAACGAGTATCAGGTTCGGTCGCTCCCGACGCTCGTTATCGAGAACGACGACGGCATCGTCGAACGCTTCGTCGGCGTCACCCAGCGTGACGACATCGAGGACGCGCTCGAGTCGGCCGGCGCGTAG